One Candidatus Eremiobacterota bacterium genomic window, CCCCGACGCGCTCTCTCTCCTGCATTTTTTGACAGGCACCCCTTCTCCCGCGCTGATGATCCCTCACTTCCCCCTGGGTCAATGCCCTGGATTACCTTCCAATGATGTATCTCTTGGGATCGATTTTGGTTCTCAGGACTTCAAGCTCTTCCGCAGTGGGAGCAGGCGTCTGACTGATATCGGAGGCCTTGAGGAGCTCGAATCCCGTGTTTTCCTGGACATTTTCAAAGGTACAGCCAGGATGAATCATCTCGACGCGCATCCTCTTGGTCTCTTCATCATAGCCCATCACCGCCATGTCGGTGATTACCTTGTGAGGGCCCGTCCCTGCGGGGAGACCTGCCTTTTCCCTTGCGCCCGGCCCGTCGAGGAAGCCCGGCGTGGTGATGAAATCGACGCGCTTTACAAATCTCCTGCTGTCCTGCGGGGTAATCACCATGACCTTCCAGCAGAAGGAGGCGAAATCATTGGCGCCACCCGATCCGGGGAAGCGCACCTTGGGCCTGTTCCAGTCCCCGATGACAGTGGAGTTGAGGTTGCCGTACATATCTATCTGCGCGCCGCCCAGGAAGGTATAATCCACGAGCCCCCTCTGGCATGTCTCCATTATCTCGCACATGCCGCTCGCCATGATGGC contains:
- a CDS encoding CoA-transferase; protein product: MTEYNTMEMMIVAASRFLDDGATVGVGTGAPCAAAMLAQHIHSPSLVVMFEAGGISPVLPTMPISVGDSRTFHKAIMASGMCEIMETCQRGLVDYTFLGGAQIDMYGNLNSTVIGDWNRPKVRFPGSGGANDFASFCWKVMVITPQDSRRFVKRVDFITTPGFLDGPGAREKAGLPAGTGPHKVITDMAVMGYDEETKRMRVEMIHPGCTFENVQENTGFELLKASDISQTPAPTAEELEVLRTKIDPKRYIIGR